The Phoenix dactylifera cultivar Barhee BC4 unplaced genomic scaffold, palm_55x_up_171113_PBpolish2nd_filt_p 000610F, whole genome shotgun sequence genomic sequence TAGTGGTCAGTAATGACCTTAGAATTCCAAGGTCGAAGCTATATTGTGTTTAGCCGCCTTAATCCACTAGACGCCGAGGAAATCTGCTCGTGATCTCAACACCAACAACCTCCGCACCCACCAAACCTGGTGCTTGGCGCCGTCTTCCTCTCAAGCAACGTGCTTTTGTATTTGGTGGCTCTCAGTGGACGAGTCAACTGCCACGCAATGCGGGCCATCTAACGACAAGGCCTGCACCACTATGATGTCACCTTTCAATGCTGATTTTGGTTTGGAAAGTACCaagtaattattattattatttttttaccaGGTTATAAGCGTTTGGTTTGGAAAATACAAGTAGTtatatctgatttttgtttgacTAAAATTCTAACAATAACTCTAGATATTAAGCACTTTCAAGAATAACTTAtgcaattttttcttcttttttttttttttcttttagcatAGAAAAAATTTGAGTGAAGCATTTGTTTCTTCCTTGGTTTCATATTATAAAAGTTGTTTAAAAGAAATCAGACATTCTAAGCCTAATCTCTATTTAAGTACATTTATATCAAATGCCGCCAAAAGGTTTAAAGTGAGAATTATCATGACATTATGATACGGAGTATAATAACTTTAGAGCGCATTATTTTATTGAACATACGAAttccaaaaatgaaaaaaaaaggatatgtaTATAGCAAGCATCTGAACCACCGATTTTTTTGGAACAATTTATTATGGCTGTTGTATAGCATGAGCAAcgcaattattatattttaaatattattaaaagtAAAAGGACAAAAAGTTGTAATAAAGATTTTATAGGCATTTGCATGTTATAAACTAAAGAAATAATATCATCATACATAAATAGTGGTTTcaacaaattaatttttatactgcttttcttatttttctttctttttaactaTGGTTAATAAAAGGGAAGATCACGCTCTAAAATGAACTACACGTCCAAAGATCTTTATGTTCGTCATGACAGTGACTATGAGAACCCACTGTATGTGAGAGATGCCTGCACCACCAGATGCGATATAGTTTCGCATTTGATTCTTATACGAGCATGTTCTAGCCAAAATTTTGGAAATGTTCTCAGCcaccttttttttatattttgtttttttcttgtgATACCAAGATATTTCtgaaattttaaagaaaacaaaaaaaaagtaaaagaagttTTGCAGTTGGGTTTCGCGGGGGCTAGTTTTGGAATTCTATTTACAACACAATGTATCTCCCTCGGTTTAAGAAGACGAGCAGAAGAGTGCCGCAAATTCTTGGCATGTCCCAAGCCTGTCTCCTTCCCGCAGTTGACACCTCCCCAAGCACCATCCTTTGTCGTCGTTTCATCCCTCCCATGCGTGTCATCGTCATGCTGCATTTATGTGGCTACATATTTATCTTCCTCggaaaaaaattctattttaaaataatttttttattaaatctaaatttttaaaccattattttttttaaaataataattctcAAACTccatatcaaaaaaatatataataattattaaatatgaCAATAGTAGTCCGAGCTAGATGCCTTATACTCTATTTCGAAGTAAAATTATATTCTATACCGCATGCACTAATATAATTATGTACCTTACcaatcatctagcctttttttttttttatagacgaACCAATCAAATGAGCGCATGATGAAAGAAGTATATAAGCAGAAAATAAGATGATTTGTATGGTGCACAACTTGTAGTGTaaggtataattttttttttaatcaatgtTAAACAACTCAAAATTACTCAATAAAGGTACTCAGGTGTCTTGATCATTTCATAGAGCGACACACCTCACGGGTCAATTAAAAGAGTACAATGACTATAGATCATACTAGTTGAGTAAATTTCGGACTAGTTCAGTAGGTTTGTAAATTCTAAGTTCTTTTGAATGTGTGAAGTATGGAAAAAGAGGTTCTATCTGAAAAAAATCTAATCGAGGTGGAACGGTCGTATGTTAATTCTATCCGAGTTAGCTGTGAACTGCAGCAGGTTTCTTGACCAGCCACTCTATGGCTTTTGCGTAATGATTGTAAAGAGCCAGAAATGCTTCGAAAAGgcctaaataatataataaacaaagaattaattatatttttcccTCTCTTTCAGCACCTCGGCGCCTTTACATACACCAAAGACGGGGAAAAAAGGTCCTCTCCTCTAAAATCTCCTTGATTCTAGTATTGATCTATGCTTGCTCTTAGTTTTAGTCCAATGTTCCCATCTCTAGTGACCCCTAACCTTTCCCTTCTCCccgtctccctcctcctctctctctaatACTTGTAAAGTTTTCATTTTGGGTTAAATCCTGGGAGTATTGGGCTGAGGGTGATATGGGGGTCCACCTGCATCTGCCGCACCTGGGGCACGataagaagaaagagggagggtcCGTGGGAGTGCCGCCCAAGGGGTGCATGACGATAAAGGTGGGGCAGGACGGGGAGGAGCAGCAGCGGTTCGTGGTGCCGGTGATGTACCTCAACCACCCGCTCTTCATGGGCTTGCTcaaggaggcggaggaggagtacGGCTTCGAGCAGCAGGGAGCCATCACCATCCCATGCCATGTCGAGCACTTCCGCCATGTCCAGGGCATCATTGACCGCGACAACGCTGCCGGCTGCGACGGCCACCACCACCACAATGGCCATCACTTCCACCTCGCCGGGTGCTTCAAGGCCTGAGATGGATcggaaagaagaggggaaggatTTGTGTTAAAGGATTAAACAGTGTTGCAAttgcttttttcttctcttgcttttccttttcagacttttctttcttttcagaaaAATGGAAGTGTAATTATAAGGTTTAACTGATGGCAAAAACAAGGGACTGATTTCGAATtttattctctttcttttcccatctatgatttcctcttatttttgtTGCCTGCGTATTACGCATTTAGTTATCGTTGAGAATACGCATGGTTTTCGATCTCTTcacgagagggagggagggaggtgaGCGGGCGAGTCTCCGGTGGAGGCGGCGTCGGTAGGTGAGAGGCGAGAAAGCGGGGCCACGCTTTTAATGGTCTCACCTTCCTTCTAGTTTTGTACTTGGTAATCGACAAGATGGAGAGACGGGAATTCACTGCAGAAGAGTCAGTTTGTCGTATTTAATACGGCTGTCCTCGCATCGCTGCTGTCGTCTCTACTGCTGCCGTCATGAAAGATGGCTGCGGAGGAGAGAGCGGTTTTAAGTAGAAGCtatttgcaagaaaaaaaaataaatagagaaaaataTTAACTTGACAGGGAGAGAACCAGACACAAATATATAAACTTTCGATCAGAGATGAATTGAACCAAATAtagcctatttattaaataaattaaaaagttggattcaaatttgattattttattaaataaataatttaatttaactAACAATGGATTTAAAGAAGTTAAGTATTGCCGTTTCTAGCTTCGACCTATAGTTCATCTCTAGTGCTTGCTGATTtggtttttaataataattaagaTGAACGGATTATATGACGCACTGGCTTAGAGTACTCGCTCGATCCATATAAATTAGATCACATTGCTCCGAGGATCGCTAGGTATTCTGTGTGTGCACAACCAGATTTGGGGCACTAAAAGAAGCTAGCCAATCAGCAGGCTGATTGGCCTAGCAGTAGGCATGACTAACTTTCAAGTACACTAAGCTTAAAAAGCAGCAATGTCAACCAAAAAGTGTCAAAAGTTCATGTTAGAGCCCTCACATTGATCAGTTCACCAGATATCGATAAGGGAGTCCACATTCAACTAGATTTGATGAACTTGAAGCTAGAGATGAGTGTCCTTGAGAGCTTCCCATGTAGTGCAATTCAGCACTAGGTACAGTCAGAAAATGCCGATGCTAGgggaaagcgtcggtaaattctGCTCTTGCGCCAaacttttccgacgcttttattGAGCGTGGGTAATTTGAAGTAGTggacgatgcttaaaagcgtcgtcgtagACCTAAAGCcaaacgatgctttaaagcgtcgttgttTTTGGCCTAAGACGACGCGTATAAGCGTGGTTAATTGAAACGCTaaaacgatgcttataagcgttgcCGAAGCCCCTTTAAAACCCAGCGGCCGACTCCGAGCCCGCATACTTGCTCTAGCTACTCCCGAGCCCCCTcattctcctctccggcgctgccttTGCCTTCGTCTTCCTCGTCTCCGACGCTGACTTAGCCCCTATATTCCTCCTCTCTGGCGCAGACCGTCCGACTCCTAcctcctttcctcctccctcctctctggcatcgaccgaccgaccccaatgcactccgcccgaggtagttttctcctcctccctcctctctcctctccctccatctcgcttgttctcctccttctcctcttcctcttcttcgggtGTTCGtgggtttttttcttctttaatttgTTCTCTTGCCCTCAAGCCTTGATTGAGCTTCGCCTCCGCCCAaggatcttctcctcctccctcctctccggcgtcgacCAAGCTGCCCCAAGTCCCGATCGATCTAGGCCCGCCTCCGTCCGAGGATTTTTGCCTGCAACATATTATATTCTaggtttataaatatttttaattttactgtagatgaaagtgaatcctagattcttcagtgttaagcatgctgatttttttttttttgaaaaccatggctgaacctgatcgggttgcctacgtaccccttcataagggggatcaagccatacgtagttccatttaagtttcaaaaaatacagcaaaaaaataaatcaaacaatttaattcatgcatgcttacaagatcaaatctagaaatcagcgcattaagaacacataggattatgccgaaatcgtttaaacaattatgctaaaacttttatgcatgattaactatcaaatctgaaaggtaaacaatctattccgattaatctccgaatatccatcgaatggattctggagataactccgtgaggagccccaaaggaggataAAACCTTagggaatcggacctagaccctgactccaaaataaaaagattaatatagaattaataccttttatgatggaagaaacttgtggatctgatccttgatttcgcagccacgcacacgaatggcctctacgagaagtacacgcgaagccctaggtagattgtcttccgcgggagtgctagctcgtgcaggAACGCTGTAATggttgaagctttctccttctaaacactcaacctttaattattcttcaaggagatggaggatggacatgaggaagaaggagaagaagggatggaggccctcaggaaattttttcagaatcttttgaaacctctaaatattgaatattttgaacccaaggcatgggggtcttttatagccaaaagaccccccacgtatcacacctaatttagccaattaatttggatgataaaatccccaaaaaattCTTAtagtttggcagctaagaggagataaacatatacaAATTTCGTACactttggatccctaaaagataggaattcatgcatccaaagttcagccgcagaccaccctatttcatgcgccatgcaatccctacaaattaggaaattcatctaaatctttttaggaagatttaaggcgctatttttatagaaaacatagccccacgcctcctctcttctcacgccaatttttggccaaaaaaaagaggataggcatgaaaaatattggggataaattaaggtgttATTTTTCTCCAAGAagtaaggatgggttcctagaatttagaaattcttctccttatccaattctaattatttggactcataatcatcatcaaataaggtcttccaattgatttggatcaagcccaatccaattaggtcaagtcccgtcaattgggtcaagctcaatctacttgagtTGAACCCAATTAacccaattaggtcaaaccctgatgcagcccaaattgaatcctattcaatttggctcaacctaagcccaattactcaatcaaattgagttcattagcaatctaattgctaattaatccttcaataattcaataattattttaatgcaacttttgcttaggataatttgtcaatcgaattgaccaaattacctctgaatgattcttaatcatcaatcagccatttgatcaacctagaaacttctatgcgtttaacttcataggttcgaacctaagccgatagtataggaacgtcttcctatactaatctgttgcccagatagacaacccaagagggaggggtgaattgggttttaaattaatttggataattaaaacgttatggatgattaattaaaaactattgcaagttatttaattaatgctaagtgctgtgagtgatgtgagaggaagaagagaagagacaatccaatgcaaacacagagttttatagtggttcggagctaccccttgctcctacgtccactccccaagtctctcttgggaattcactataacctccttggattacagccggttgttttgcaagctcacaactaaacttgttgttttacgagctcacaacgaactcggtcggttttcccaggctcaccgactagaaccaaccccgattgtttttccgggctcacaatcaaacccttacacacgttggtttttaacttggctcaccaaccaaccttaatccccttgattcaatcccccgattgaaccaagtaaatacaagttatagaaagaaaggaaaataagcttctcaaaagcagatgtaaaacaatataatcaaaagaggagtttagaagccctcaaacgcttttaagctgaagtagaggaatggcttcttgaactcaggtctcctctcgaatgagtagtcgacttgaatgcaggaggaggaggctttaattgctgggaagatgtagttggttgcagtaaatgctgatcttcccctttttcattgaaaagcacgttgcagagcttgaaagctgaatgcttggagtggaatggttgttctctgccttgctacagtcttctgtggctatttaagccaacccccacggaaactagccgttacactgctttttctgtccgttctgcacactctgcgcagcctgacaatatgaccgttggtgggttggagtcgactcgcgcgatcaggagtcgacttggctgtagcgggagtcgactcaagcttttccggagtcgactcggcaactgttccaaatttgaattaaagttgccgtcacgactgggagtcgactcgtcttgacccggagtcgactcgccaacttctggagctgacctggcaattttggagtcggctcatccactgaagtccgtgga encodes the following:
- the LOC120106716 gene encoding auxin-responsive protein SAUR32-like — encoded protein: MGVHLHLPHLGHDKKKEGGSVGVPPKGCMTIKVGQDGEEQQRFVVPVMYLNHPLFMGLLKEAEEEYGFEQQGAITIPCHVEHFRHVQGIIDRDNAAGCDGHHHHNGHHFHLAGCFKA